In a genomic window of uncultured Flavobacterium sp.:
- a CDS encoding TonB-dependent receptor yields MKKMLISAICMAVFPIMETYSQEDKKQQKPTDSIKKTTKIVETDTKEEKNRNVMLNAANNTGPRDVNIGLPSTVGGITIQENDLPVVYYFWPELPNRTWRQSKSLGRTGLLKIGEAAITTGDLGFAVNSYTKLGTDKLEVVGNFSGSSFGWMKGDLNVSGPLSKGWSYTMGAYANFDPNSFDLKFANYSDRTQIYRAGLTKKFNNGKGQISFTYKYANSASLTNYAVFRYKEGGKVEEYNDFRIGRDSYIVNDGILKFKDILSGETKFADMGGSDAATTSHTFDILGNYDLANDWKFNFSTRFRTSKASQLIAIPLSIFQATAADNFTYEATGQPYVGNVNSMLGLYTDGTPTTSALSRFEIKKNVEKHKWRFGLLEYYYNVDQFTSSRSFFNQTVSANPDKLVRNTPGGTSNTDADGFYNYNVGGEYHNGFENKLSGYFSDNWTVSDRLSLAYGVNLRYHKLKGDYYQTPRTPNLVFDPSQKSYFDNNWFHLGGSINAVYKVTKSAGILADFTYTEKNGQLESYSGAVAPNLTKTKSPLAAFGLYYNQEKFSVVSQATYLTRNNYQARLNLVNPSNASQSEVATVFYDIQTLGWTTDIVATPFKGFNLHYLITFQDPVYKNYDFSAFGNNYSYNDKNVLEISKVLMEIDPSYTYKDFKVWASFRYFSKQYANLTNALFFAPRWETFGGVNYKINDHFDIGITAVNFLNQTGAKGAISGAELITDASAYYDQLLVGSYIRPFTLEASLNFRF; encoded by the coding sequence ATGAAAAAAATGCTAATCTCAGCAATCTGTATGGCTGTTTTTCCAATTATGGAAACCTATTCCCAAGAGGATAAAAAACAGCAAAAACCAACAGATTCAATTAAAAAAACAACCAAAATAGTAGAGACAGATACTAAAGAAGAAAAAAATAGAAATGTAATGCTTAATGCGGCGAATAATACCGGACCGCGTGATGTAAATATCGGATTACCTTCAACCGTTGGAGGAATAACTATTCAGGAAAATGATTTACCGGTGGTTTATTATTTTTGGCCGGAATTACCAAATCGTACCTGGAGACAAAGCAAAAGTTTAGGACGCACAGGATTATTAAAAATTGGAGAAGCTGCAATTACAACCGGAGATTTAGGTTTTGCAGTAAACTCATATACCAAACTCGGAACTGATAAATTGGAAGTTGTGGGTAATTTTTCAGGTTCAAGTTTCGGATGGATGAAAGGAGATTTGAATGTTTCCGGACCATTATCTAAAGGTTGGTCGTATACAATGGGAGCTTACGCCAATTTTGATCCCAATTCTTTCGATTTGAAATTTGCCAATTATTCAGACCGAACTCAGATTTACAGAGCCGGATTAACCAAGAAATTCAATAACGGAAAAGGACAAATTAGCTTTACATACAAATATGCAAACTCAGCTTCTTTGACCAATTATGCCGTTTTTAGATACAAAGAAGGCGGAAAAGTAGAAGAATACAATGATTTTAGAATTGGTCGTGATTCGTATATCGTTAATGACGGAATATTAAAATTCAAAGATATTTTGAGCGGCGAAACTAAATTTGCTGATATGGGCGGAAGCGATGCTGCAACAACCTCACACACATTTGATATCTTAGGAAATTATGATTTGGCAAACGATTGGAAATTCAATTTCTCAACTCGTTTCAGAACTTCAAAAGCATCGCAATTAATTGCAATTCCGTTGAGTATTTTTCAGGCAACTGCAGCAGATAATTTCACATACGAAGCTACAGGTCAGCCTTATGTAGGAAACGTAAATTCAATGTTGGGATTATATACAGACGGAACGCCAACGACAAGCGCATTATCAAGATTCGAAATCAAAAAGAATGTAGAAAAACACAAATGGAGATTTGGTTTATTAGAGTATTATTATAATGTTGATCAATTTACTTCAAGCCGTTCTTTCTTTAATCAAACGGTAAGTGCAAATCCGGATAAATTAGTTCGTAACACGCCCGGCGGAACTTCAAATACAGATGCTGACGGATTTTACAATTACAATGTTGGAGGAGAATATCACAATGGTTTCGAGAATAAATTATCAGGTTATTTCTCTGATAACTGGACAGTTTCAGATCGTTTAAGTTTAGCTTATGGCGTAAATTTAAGATACCATAAATTAAAAGGAGATTATTATCAAACGCCAAGAACTCCAAATTTAGTTTTTGATCCAAGTCAGAAATCTTACTTTGATAATAACTGGTTTCATTTAGGAGGTTCGATTAATGCCGTTTATAAAGTTACAAAAAGCGCCGGAATCCTTGCCGATTTCACTTACACAGAAAAAAATGGTCAGTTAGAAAGTTATTCCGGAGCAGTTGCACCAAATTTAACTAAAACTAAAAGTCCTTTAGCCGCTTTTGGTTTGTATTACAATCAGGAAAAATTCAGCGTAGTTTCTCAGGCAACTTACTTAACCAGAAACAATTACCAAGCGAGATTAAATTTGGTGAATCCATCAAATGCAAGTCAGTCAGAAGTTGCAACAGTTTTCTATGACATCCAGACTTTAGGTTGGACAACAGATATTGTGGCAACGCCTTTCAAAGGATTTAATCTTCATTATTTGATTACTTTTCAGGATCCGGTTTATAAAAACTATGATTTCTCTGCTTTTGGAAATAACTATTCTTATAACGATAAAAACGTATTGGAAATTTCTAAAGTTTTAATGGAAATCGATCCAAGTTATACCTACAAAGATTTCAAGGTTTGGGCGAGTTTCCGTTATTTCAGCAAGCAATATGCAAACCTTACAAACGCCTTATTCTTTGCGCCAAGATGGGAAACTTTTGGAGGAGTAAATTACAAAATCAACGATCATTTTGATATTGGTATAACAGCAGTTAACTTCTTAAACCAAACGGGAGCAAAAGGCGCAATTAGTGGCGCCGAATTAATTACCGATGCTTCTGCTTATTATGATCAGCTTTTGGTAGGATCTTACATTCGACCATTTACTTTAGAAGCATCTCTTAATTTCAGATTCTAA
- a CDS encoding NUDIX domain-containing protein, protein MELKKILEIQSEESFKKYIPTLSIDCAIFSFKENSLHVLTVKMKDSDSWGLPGGYVKKEENVDDAAVRILKDRTGTENIYLQQFYTFGNLKRSESAFEEHDDTIWNKQRFVSIGYYALAEYSKVNLIIDEYSTHVEWQSVDNLPLFMMDHRSILDKALLTVREQLNNHPIGYNLLPEKFTMPELQKLYEAILGKKLNRGNFYRKILRYDILVKLDESRKGGAHKAPDLYSFDLEKYNNALKEGLKGSW, encoded by the coding sequence ATGGAATTAAAAAAGATACTTGAAATACAATCTGAAGAGTCGTTTAAAAAATATATACCGACGCTTTCTATCGATTGTGCTATTTTTAGTTTTAAAGAAAACTCGCTTCATGTTTTAACTGTAAAGATGAAGGATTCTGATTCCTGGGGTCTTCCTGGAGGTTATGTAAAAAAAGAAGAAAACGTTGATGATGCGGCTGTTCGCATCTTAAAAGACCGAACCGGAACAGAGAATATTTACTTACAGCAATTCTATACTTTTGGAAATCTTAAACGTTCTGAAAGTGCTTTTGAAGAACATGATGACACCATCTGGAATAAACAGCGTTTTGTTTCTATTGGTTACTACGCATTGGCAGAATATTCAAAAGTAAACTTAATTATTGATGAATATTCTACTCATGTCGAATGGCAATCTGTGGATAATCTTCCTTTGTTTATGATGGATCACAGAAGCATTCTTGACAAGGCTTTGCTTACCGTTCGTGAGCAATTAAACAATCACCCAATTGGTTATAATCTTTTGCCTGAGAAATTTACGATGCCGGAACTTCAAAAATTATATGAAGCTATTTTGGGCAAAAAACTCAATCGTGGTAATTTTTATCGAAAGATATTGCGTTATGATATTTTAGTTAAACTAGATGAATCGAGAAAAGGCGGTGCACATAAAGCTCCGGATTTGTATAGTTTTGATTTAGAGAAATACAACAATGCTTTGAAAGAAGGTTTAAAAGGAAGCTGGTAA
- a CDS encoding alpha/beta hydrolase — MKNKITILFAFLMLAGISAKAQETVKLYTGKAPGSENWTQKEAQMYSDLFKTEVVYNVTDPSLLVYEVPKGVKNTGTAIVIAPGGGFQSLSINREGKELAEILSKKGITAFVLKYRLNKTETNDPAREMMDKLKDRAAFEKNSLATIKLAAQDGKNALNYVRTNASKYGIDVKKVGIIGFSAGSTVAMETVLDNKPDQLPDFVANIYGGPRPELLSVATPEKKIPMFVCAASDDQLKLAPRSIQMYNKWLEAGQSVELHMYSKGGHGFGTGKQNLPVDSWEIRFEEWLTLQGFLTK, encoded by the coding sequence ATGAAAAATAAAATCACAATACTATTCGCTTTTCTAATGCTTGCAGGAATATCAGCAAAAGCACAAGAAACCGTAAAATTATACACAGGAAAAGCTCCCGGATCTGAAAACTGGACACAGAAAGAAGCTCAAATGTATTCGGATCTTTTTAAAACCGAAGTCGTTTACAATGTAACTGATCCATCTTTATTGGTTTACGAGGTTCCAAAAGGAGTTAAGAATACCGGAACTGCAATTGTAATCGCTCCGGGCGGAGGTTTTCAGAGTTTATCAATTAACAGAGAAGGAAAAGAATTAGCTGAAATTTTAAGCAAAAAAGGAATTACGGCTTTTGTTTTGAAATATCGTTTGAACAAAACTGAAACCAATGATCCGGCAAGAGAAATGATGGACAAATTGAAAGACAGAGCGGCTTTCGAAAAAAACTCTTTGGCAACTATAAAACTAGCTGCGCAAGACGGAAAAAATGCTTTGAATTATGTTCGAACTAATGCTTCAAAATATGGAATCGATGTGAAGAAAGTTGGAATCATTGGGTTTTCTGCAGGAAGTACGGTTGCAATGGAAACAGTTTTAGATAATAAACCGGATCAATTGCCAGATTTTGTAGCCAATATTTACGGCGGTCCGCGACCAGAACTTTTGAGTGTTGCAACTCCGGAAAAAAAGATTCCAATGTTTGTTTGTGCTGCAAGTGATGATCAGCTGAAACTGGCTCCAAGAAGTATTCAGATGTATAATAAATGGCTTGAAGCAGGACAAAGTGTTGAGTTGCATATGTATTCAAAAGGCGGACATGGTTTTGGAACAGGAAAACAAAATTTACCTGTCGATTCATGGGAAATTCGTTTTGAAGAATGGCTGACATTACAAGGATTTTTAACTAAATAA
- a CDS encoding glycoside hydrolase family 3 N-terminal domain-containing protein: MKKIIITAGFAFLISATTQAQQENFTIVKNNKGADLGYSPESGIKILTVNGKKFKDLNKNGKLDKYEDWRLSADERAKDLASKMTVEQIAGLMLYSRHQALPAGVSGYNAGTYNGKIFPESNAKAYDLTDQQKAFLKEDNLRHVLITKVQSPEVAALWNNQMQAFVEGIGLGIPSNTSTDPRHTANVTSEFNGGAGGEISMWPDGLGMASTFDPKIVEQFGQIAAKEYRALGIATALSPQIDLGSEPRWYRISMTFGESPALTRDMGRAYIDGFQTSYGKDEIKDGWGYKSVNAMVKHWPSGGAEEGGRDGHWAYGKFAVYPGNNLQQHIDPFINGAFKLKGKTSKASAVMPYYTITFDQDKKYNENVANGYSKYIITDLLRDKYGYDGVVCTDWLVTGDEGKTPNLFAGKPWGVENLSINERHYKAIIAGVDQFGGNNDKKPVLAAYEMGIKEFGEPFMRARFERSAVRLLKNIFRVGLFENPYLNVAETKAIVGNPEFMKAGYDAQLKSVVLLKNKAAVLPLKEKKTVFIPKIYTASTKDWWGIASQPKLDYPVNLELVKKYYNVTEDPSKADFAIVFVTSPQSLEGGYDLKDRQSGSNGYVPISLQYGTYTATEARAKSIAAGDQVIDPTIKDRTYKNKTVTVANTMDLRTILDTKDMMNGKPVIVSVTASKPMIFNEFEKEVDGIVLNFGVSTQAVLDIISGKTEPSGLLPVQMPANMETVEKQFEDVPYDMIPHKDSEGNVYDFAYGLNWKGVIKDARTETYKKQ, from the coding sequence ATGAAAAAAATAATAATAACAGCCGGATTCGCTTTTTTGATTAGTGCAACAACACAAGCGCAACAAGAAAATTTCACGATTGTAAAAAATAATAAAGGTGCTGATTTGGGATATTCTCCCGAATCCGGCATCAAAATTTTAACCGTAAACGGAAAGAAATTTAAAGATTTAAATAAAAACGGAAAACTGGATAAATACGAAGATTGGCGCCTTTCGGCAGATGAAAGAGCCAAGGATTTAGCTTCAAAAATGACTGTAGAACAAATTGCAGGATTGATGCTTTATAGTCGTCATCAAGCTTTGCCGGCAGGAGTTTCGGGTTATAATGCAGGAACGTATAATGGTAAAATTTTTCCGGAAAGTAATGCCAAAGCGTATGATTTAACAGATCAGCAAAAAGCATTTTTGAAAGAAGATAATCTTCGTCATGTATTAATTACAAAAGTACAAAGTCCGGAAGTTGCCGCTTTATGGAACAACCAAATGCAGGCTTTTGTAGAAGGAATTGGATTAGGAATTCCGAGCAATACCAGTACAGATCCGCGTCATACGGCAAATGTTACGTCTGAATTTAACGGTGGTGCAGGAGGAGAAATCTCGATGTGGCCTGACGGATTAGGAATGGCATCAACTTTTGACCCGAAAATTGTTGAACAGTTTGGTCAAATAGCTGCAAAAGAATATCGCGCATTAGGAATCGCAACGGCTCTTTCGCCTCAAATCGATTTAGGATCTGAGCCAAGATGGTATAGAATTTCGATGACTTTTGGCGAAAGCCCGGCTTTAACCAGAGATATGGGAAGAGCTTATATTGACGGTTTCCAAACTTCATACGGAAAAGACGAAATTAAAGATGGTTGGGGTTACAAAAGTGTAAACGCGATGGTAAAACACTGGCCAAGCGGTGGTGCCGAAGAAGGCGGACGTGACGGACATTGGGCTTACGGAAAATTTGCGGTATATCCGGGAAATAATCTGCAACAACATATTGATCCATTTATTAATGGCGCTTTCAAATTGAAAGGAAAAACGAGTAAAGCATCGGCGGTAATGCCTTATTACACGATCACTTTTGATCAGGATAAAAAATACAATGAAAACGTAGCAAACGGTTACAGTAAATATATCATTACAGATTTATTGAGAGATAAATACGGCTACGACGGCGTGGTTTGTACGGATTGGTTGGTAACTGGAGACGAAGGAAAAACGCCAAATCTTTTTGCAGGAAAACCTTGGGGAGTTGAGAATCTTTCGATTAACGAAAGACATTACAAAGCGATTATTGCCGGAGTTGACCAATTTGGTGGAAATAATGATAAGAAACCAGTTTTGGCGGCTTATGAAATGGGAATCAAAGAATTTGGAGAACCTTTTATGAGAGCGCGTTTCGAAAGATCTGCGGTTCGATTATTAAAGAACATTTTTAGAGTTGGTCTTTTCGAAAATCCATATTTAAATGTTGCCGAAACTAAAGCAATTGTTGGAAATCCTGAGTTTATGAAAGCAGGTTATGATGCACAATTAAAATCGGTTGTGTTGCTGAAAAATAAAGCTGCGGTTTTGCCTTTGAAGGAAAAGAAAACCGTTTTTATTCCGAAGATTTATACGGCTTCAACTAAAGATTGGTGGGGAATTGCGAGTCAGCCAAAACTTGATTATCCGGTAAATCTTGAGTTGGTAAAGAAATATTATAATGTTACCGAAGATCCTTCAAAAGCAGATTTTGCAATTGTTTTTGTAACAAGTCCGCAAAGTTTAGAAGGTGGTTATGATTTAAAAGACAGACAAAGCGGAAGCAATGGTTACGTGCCAATTTCACTACAATACGGAACTTATACAGCAACCGAAGCCAGAGCAAAAAGTATCGCTGCCGGAGATCAGGTTATTGATCCAACAATCAAAGACAGAACTTATAAAAACAAAACGGTTACTGTTGCCAATACAATGGATCTAAGAACGATTCTGGACACAAAAGATATGATGAACGGAAAACCGGTTATTGTTTCGGTTACGGCTTCAAAACCTATGATCTTTAATGAATTTGAAAAAGAAGTTGATGGAATTGTATTGAATTTTGGAGTTTCGACACAAGCAGTTTTAGATATTATCTCAGGAAAAACAGAGCCTTCAGGATTGCTTCCGGTTCAGATGCCGGCAAATATGGAAACGGTTGAAAAACAATTTGAAGACGTTCCTTACGATATGATTCCGCATAAAGACAGTGAAGGAAATGTTTATGATTTTGCTTATGGATTAAACTGGAAAGGTGTTATAAAAGATGCTCGAACGGAGACTTATAAAAAGCAGTGA
- a CDS encoding retropepsin-like aspartic protease, which translates to MTSKQLFSFLLSLFVVTVSFGQKFDFKNGTLLQKNFCDTIPFEIVKNKIIIPIKINGAEKRFLFDTGSVLIISEEIQNAMNYSKIGDAQVDDVNKKSTDSKIVSVKELQIGTVTFQDIPSLVIDVKKNYPMYCLNVDGIIGSNVFNNCIVSIDLKNKRIILTDNLQKIALQNAYQTPISVNQIGKPYIKIDLGNEVTFDGLFDSGADKLISISSKIFDKAIKKGVANVVNEGFGVTSIGLNGMIEPEKKNRALVKQVKFGNAEINNIITIESEKTKNAIGIQLAEYGTITLDFINKNFYFEALKQVQYYQNQKTFGFKDVAEEAIYSIGIVWTNTHAQNLGLKNGFQILKINNQDFTTRTPENDCIIFSGDFYQNPKLNLTYKDDKGEIKNVELVEQ; encoded by the coding sequence ATGACTTCAAAACAACTCTTTTCGTTCCTACTTTCTTTATTTGTTGTTACGGTTTCTTTTGGTCAAAAATTCGACTTCAAAAACGGTACTCTTTTGCAGAAAAATTTCTGTGATACTATTCCTTTTGAAATTGTAAAAAACAAAATAATTATTCCAATTAAGATAAATGGAGCAGAAAAGCGCTTTCTTTTCGATACAGGTTCAGTATTAATAATTTCGGAAGAAATACAAAATGCAATGAATTATTCGAAAATTGGGGATGCTCAGGTAGACGATGTAAACAAGAAATCAACTGATTCAAAAATTGTGAGCGTAAAAGAATTACAAATAGGTACTGTAACCTTTCAGGATATTCCTTCGCTTGTAATTGATGTAAAAAAGAACTATCCAATGTATTGCCTGAATGTTGATGGAATTATTGGAAGTAATGTATTTAATAATTGTATTGTGAGTATTGATCTTAAAAATAAACGAATTATTTTAACCGATAACTTGCAAAAAATAGCCTTGCAAAATGCTTATCAAACACCAATTTCAGTAAATCAAATAGGTAAACCTTATATAAAAATTGATCTGGGTAACGAAGTAACTTTTGACGGACTTTTTGATAGTGGCGCAGACAAATTGATTAGTATTTCAAGCAAAATATTCGACAAAGCAATTAAAAAAGGTGTAGCAAATGTTGTAAATGAAGGTTTTGGAGTAACCTCAATTGGCTTAAATGGAATGATAGAACCTGAGAAGAAAAACAGAGCTTTAGTCAAACAAGTAAAATTTGGTAACGCCGAAATTAATAATATCATTACAATTGAATCCGAAAAAACAAAAAATGCAATTGGTATTCAACTGGCAGAATACGGCACAATTACGTTAGATTTCATCAATAAGAATTTTTATTTTGAAGCTTTAAAACAAGTGCAATACTATCAAAATCAGAAAACATTTGGATTTAAAGACGTTGCCGAAGAAGCCATTTATTCCATTGGTATTGTCTGGACAAATACTCATGCTCAAAATTTAGGATTAAAAAACGGTTTTCAAATATTAAAAATCAATAATCAGGACTTTACAACGAGAACTCCGGAGAATGATTGTATTATTTTTTCAGGAGATTTTTATCAAAATCCGAAACTAAATTTGACTTATAAAGATGATAAAGGAGAAATAAAAAACGTAGAATTAGTAGAACAATAA
- a CDS encoding glycoside hydrolase family 3 C-terminal domain-containing protein — protein sequence MKNKLLKTGKITLLTALMLSNLSWNTVPNDETNPPFLTIKGFKFSDFNRNGKLDIWEDTRLSVDQRIDAIIKEMTNAEKVELLIGTGMPGIEVLTGPVGDSKQGLVPGAAGGTAAFERFGIPATVVADGPAGLRIAPTRENDSKTYYATAFPVGTALASTWNKALLEEVGKAMGNEVKEYGVDVLLAPALNIHRNPLNGRNFEYYSEDPLISGKTAAAIVNGIQSQGVGTSIKHFAVNNEETNRLTINAHVSERAIRELYLKGFEITVKESQPWTVMSSYNKLNGEYTSDRKDLLTEVLRNEWGFKGIVMTDWFGGFPGFESISKGSNSDVVKQMIAGNDLLMPGIPVQKKALLEALNSGKLSQEVANTNAKRILEYIFRTPTFAKYKYSDKPNLTKNAEVTRNAAAEGMVLLKNTNNALPFADKQKEVSVFGVTSYAWITGGTGSGSVNNKHTVSLLEGLTAAGYKLDKELVDLYKPHAEKEVVAEKERRKARGILALPERLPEMKMDDAFLAKKAASSEIAFVTLGRNSGEGGDRVVNNDFNMADEEIEMLDKISKAFHAKGKKVVVILNIGGVIETASWKDKVDAILLAWQPGQEGGHSVADVVSGKINPSGKLTMTFPAKYSDTPSAKNFPGLPLDNPKEVTYEEGVYVGYRYFNTFNIKPSYEFGFGSSYTTFDYSNVKLSTPTFKDKLTVSVTVKNTGKVAGKEVVEVYLSAPAKTIDKPKEELKAFAKTKELKPGESQTVVLTLSPKDLASFLESKSAWIAEAGTYKVLVGASSLDIKKSAEFSVEKEIIVEKVKKSFELDSKFTELKP from the coding sequence ATGAAAAATAAACTTTTAAAAACCGGAAAAATAACGCTTTTAACGGCGTTGATGCTTTCTAATTTATCTTGGAATACAGTTCCGAATGATGAAACGAATCCACCGTTTTTAACTATTAAGGGATTTAAATTTTCCGATTTCAACAGAAACGGAAAACTTGATATTTGGGAAGATACTCGTCTTTCTGTCGATCAAAGAATTGATGCGATTATCAAAGAAATGACCAATGCAGAAAAAGTAGAACTGCTTATTGGAACCGGAATGCCTGGAATCGAAGTTTTGACAGGTCCTGTTGGAGATTCTAAACAAGGTTTGGTTCCCGGTGCAGCGGGCGGAACTGCTGCTTTTGAACGCTTCGGGATTCCTGCAACTGTTGTAGCCGATGGTCCTGCAGGTTTAAGAATTGCACCAACGAGAGAAAATGATTCGAAAACGTATTATGCAACAGCATTTCCGGTGGGAACGGCTTTGGCTTCAACGTGGAATAAAGCGCTTTTGGAAGAAGTTGGAAAAGCAATGGGAAATGAAGTAAAAGAATATGGTGTTGACGTTTTATTAGCGCCTGCTTTAAATATCCACAGAAATCCATTGAACGGAAGAAACTTCGAATATTATTCTGAAGATCCGTTGATTTCAGGAAAAACCGCCGCTGCAATTGTAAACGGAATTCAGTCGCAAGGCGTTGGAACTTCGATTAAACATTTTGCCGTGAATAATGAAGAAACAAATCGTTTAACAATCAATGCTCATGTTTCTGAAAGAGCGATTAGAGAATTGTATTTAAAAGGTTTTGAAATCACGGTAAAAGAATCTCAACCTTGGACAGTTATGTCATCGTACAATAAATTGAATGGCGAATATACTTCTGACAGAAAAGATTTATTGACGGAGGTTTTAAGAAACGAATGGGGTTTTAAAGGAATCGTAATGACGGATTGGTTTGGTGGATTTCCGGGTTTTGAATCGATTTCAAAAGGTTCAAATTCTGATGTTGTTAAACAAATGATTGCCGGAAACGATCTTTTGATGCCGGGAATTCCTGTTCAGAAAAAAGCTTTATTAGAGGCTTTAAATTCAGGTAAATTATCTCAGGAAGTAGCAAATACAAATGCGAAAAGAATTTTAGAATATATTTTTCGTACGCCAACTTTTGCAAAATACAAATACAGCGATAAACCAAACCTGACTAAAAATGCCGAAGTAACTAGAAATGCCGCCGCAGAAGGAATGGTTTTACTTAAAAACACAAATAATGCTTTGCCTTTCGCTGACAAGCAAAAAGAAGTTTCAGTATTTGGAGTTACTTCTTATGCTTGGATTACTGGAGGAACAGGAAGCGGAAGTGTGAATAACAAACATACCGTTTCTCTTTTAGAAGGTTTAACAGCAGCAGGTTACAAATTAGACAAAGAATTGGTTGATTTATATAAACCTCACGCTGAAAAAGAAGTTGTAGCCGAAAAAGAAAGAAGAAAAGCAAGAGGAATTTTGGCTTTGCCTGAGAGACTTCCTGAAATGAAAATGGACGATGCTTTTCTGGCTAAAAAAGCAGCAAGTTCTGAAATTGCATTTGTGACTTTGGGAAGAAATTCTGGAGAAGGCGGAGACAGAGTTGTGAATAATGACTTTAATATGGCAGATGAAGAAATTGAAATGCTGGATAAGATTTCAAAGGCTTTTCATGCCAAAGGAAAGAAAGTTGTGGTTATTTTGAATATTGGCGGCGTTATCGAAACGGCTTCATGGAAAGATAAAGTAGATGCTATTTTATTGGCTTGGCAACCAGGTCAGGAAGGCGGACATTCTGTTGCTGATGTTGTTTCCGGTAAAATAAATCCGTCAGGAAAATTGACAATGACTTTCCCTGCGAAATATTCAGATACGCCTTCGGCAAAAAATTTCCCTGGACTTCCTTTAGACAATCCAAAAGAGGTTACTTATGAAGAAGGTGTTTATGTTGGTTACCGATATTTTAATACATTCAATATAAAACCATCTTACGAATTTGGTTTTGGAAGTTCTTATACCACATTTGATTACAGCAATGTAAAATTGAGTACACCAACTTTCAAGGATAAATTGACGGTTTCGGTTACGGTAAAAAATACAGGAAAAGTGGCTGGAAAAGAAGTGGTAGAAGTTTATCTTTCGGCTCCTGCAAAAACTATTGATAAGCCTAAAGAAGAATTAAAAGCTTTTGCAAAAACAAAAGAATTAAAACCGGGAGAAAGCCAAACAGTAGTATTGACTTTGTCTCCAAAAGATTTAGCTTCATTTTTAGAAAGTAAAAGTGCCTGGATTGCCGAAGCCGGAACCTATAAAGTTTTGGTTGGAGCATCTTCTTTAGATATTAAAAAATCAGCTGAATTTTCGGTAGAAAAAGAAATTATAGTAGAGAAAGTGAAGAAATCTTTTGAATTAGATTCGAAGTTTACGGAGCTTAAACCTTAA